The Caloenas nicobarica isolate bCalNic1 chromosome Z, bCalNic1.hap1, whole genome shotgun sequence genome has a segment encoding these proteins:
- the PLIN2 gene encoding perilipin-2 encodes MALAAIDPQQNIVSRVVNLPLVSSTYDMVSTAYTTTKDNYPCLKSVCEMAEKGVKTITSVAMTGAMPIIQKLEPQIAVANNYACIGLDKIEERLPILNQPTDKVVANAKDAVVGAREAVATTVTGAKETVAHTITGVVGKTKEAVQDSVEMTKSVVNGSINTVLGSRVVQMVSSGVDSALTKSETLVDQYLPLTEAELEKEATKVEGFEAGVQKPSYYIRLGSLSSKLRTRAYQQALNKVRDAKQKSQDAISQLHHTVSLIEYARKNMNSANQKLLDAQEKLYQSWVEWKKNTGQNDGDEMHSAEHIESRTLAIARSLTQQLQTTCLTLVSSLQGLPQNVQDQVYSVGSMAGDVYQSFRSASSFQELSDSFLTTSKGQLKKMKESLDDVMDYLVNNTPLNWLVPDFTITDLSSESDDIPDILDLDEDDQQDFSRTNGPYTTGQRAE; translated from the exons ATGGCATTGGCAGCAATTGATCCACAGCAG AACATTGTATCAAGGGTTGTCAACCTTCCCTTGGTGAGCTCCACCTATGATATGGTGTCCACAGCTTACACCACCACAAAGGATAACTATCCTTGTCTGAAGTCAGTATGTGAGATGGCAGAGAAAGGAGTGAAGACAATTACTTCGGTAGCCATGACAGGTGCTATGCCGATCATCCAGAAACTGGAACCACAAA TTGCAGTTGCCAACAACTATGCTTGTATAGGTCTAGACAAAATTGAAGAGAGACTACCTATACTGAATCAACCCACTGACAAG GTTGTTGCCAATGCCAAGGATGCAGTTGTTGGAGCCAGAGAAGCTGTAGCAACCACTGTGACTGGTGCCAAGGAAACTGTTGCTCACACGATCACTGGAGTTGTGGGCAAGACTAAGGAAGCAGTGCAAGACAGCGTAGAAATGACCAAGTCAGTTGTCAATGGCAGCATTAACACTGTCCTGGGAAGTCGTGTGGTGCAAATGGTGAGCAGTGGAGTGGACAGTGCTCTCACTAAATCAGAGACCCTTGTAGACCAGTATCTCCCACTTACAGAAGCAGAACTAG AGAAAGAAGCTACAAAAGTTGAGGGTTTTGAAGCTGGAGTTCAAAAGCCAAGCTACTACATTAGACTAGGATCCCTGTCTTCAAAGCTCCGCACACGTGCCTACCAACAAGCCTTAAACAAAGTTAGGGATGCTAAGCAGAAAAGCCAGGACGCGATCTCTCAGCTTCACCACACTGTCAGTCTG ATCGAGTATGCCAGAAAGAACATGAATAGTGCCAATCAGAAACTTCTCGATGCCCAGGAAAAGCTTTATCAGTCCTGGgtagaatggaagaaaaatacaggccAAAATGATGGTGATGAAATGCATAGTGCTGAG CATATTGAGTCAAGAACTCTAGCTATTGCACGGAGCCTAACTCAGCAGCTACAGACCACCTGCCTCACACTGGTCTCAAGCCTACAGGGGCTGCCACAGAATGTGCAGGATCAGGTTTACAGTGTTGGGTCAATGGCAGGTGATGTCTACCAGAGCTTTCGGTCAGCATCCTCCTTCCAAGAATTATCAGACAGCTTTCTTACCACTAGCAAAggacagctgaagaaaatgaaggagtCTCTGGATGATGTGATGGATTATCTTGTTAACAACACACCACTCAACTGGCTG GTTCCAGATTTCACTATTACAGACCTGTCTTCAGAGTCAGATGATATCCCAGATATTTTGGATTTGGATGAAGACGATCAGCAAGACTTTTCACGCACAAATGGCCCTTACACCACAGGGCAAAGAGCTGAATAG